The Leishmania mexicana MHOM/GT/2001/U1103 complete genome, chromosome 32 genome has a window encoding:
- a CDS encoding metallo-peptidase, Clan ME, Family M16: protein MLAASRLVRGVAETVTRENFTISRLTNGLRVITCEDGNGITGMGLFSLNGPKFEEEGSFGAAAVMESLPLRSNTRMTTETISQSLGVFGNAYKVTNNREAMSVMLMMPRYHQKEGLEVLNGMWLHPTENEEEFAVAKAQTLHRSSLMSRDATSMLFELVHKAGWSGRGLGNPLSPTEQQLEQLTLERFHAFHRRYTTPERTVLAATGVTDHQAFVQEAEVRLQFPQVTAPSVLSSSAETANKAAAATAQLHPYTGGVEYVQNTTAPESMNKFQEKNLSHMALFFQAIPMAHPDYFTYSVIQTLLGGGTSFSSGGPGKGMQTKLFREVLNREPNLHGMECITAWYSDGGLIGLYGSAPHEHVNNLLKIMVFQSASISQRITPMHLEMAKNQLSSQLILLGEGREQLLNDMGFNLLVHNYTITPQETIQGSAQVTMTRLQEVCAQLIKHPVTFAVYGETKGMPEYHQLGQALKKSYASLNKSTAV from the coding sequence ATGCTTGCCGCGAGTCGCCTTGTCCGCGGCGTTGCGGAGACAGTCACGCGCGAGAACTTCACCATATCCCGTCTTACGAACGGCCTGCGCGTCATCACATGCGAAGACGGCAACGGCATCACTGGCATGGGGCTCTTCTCCTTGAACGGGCCCAAGtttgaggaggagggaagctttggcgctgcggcggtgatggagtcgctcccgctgcgcagcaacaCACGCATGACGACCGAGACGATTAGCCAGTCACTCGGTGTCTTTGGCAACGCATACAAGGTGACTAACAACCGCGAGGCCATGTCCGTCATGCTCATGATGCCGCGCTACCACCAGAAGGAAGGGCTTGAGGTACTGAACGGAATGTGGCTGCACCCAACcgagaacgaggaggagttcGCCGTGGCGAAGGCACAGACCCTGCATCGCAGTTCTCTCATGAGCCGAGACGCGACAAGCATGCTGTTCGAGCTTGTCCACAAGGCCGGCTGGAGCGGTCGTGGGCTCGGCAACCCGCTCTCCCcgacggagcagcagctggagcagctgacACTGGAGAGGTTCCACGCCTTCCACCGCCGCTACACCACGCCGGAGCGgacggtgctggcggcgacgggTGTGACAGATCACCAGGCGTTTGTGCAGGAAgcggaggtgcggctgcagttCCCTCAAGTGACGGCGCCATCCGTCCTTTCGTCTAGCGCAGAGACGGCGAACAaggcagctgctgcgacagCTCAGCTTCACCCGTACACGGGCGGCGTCGAGTACGTGCAGAACACAACGGCGCCGGAGTCCATGAACAAGTTTCAGGAGAAGAACCTCAGCCACATGGCGCTCTTCTTCCAAGCTATCCCAATGGCCCACCCGGACTACTTCACCTACTCGGTCATTCAGACGCTCCTGGGGGGTGGCACGTCGTTCAGCTCTGGCGGGCCTGGCAAGGGCATGCAAACGAAGCTGTTTCGTGAGGTACTGAACCGGGAGCCGAACCTACACGGCATGGAGTGCATTACGGCGTGGTACAGCGATGGTGGTTTGATCGGCCTCTACGGCTCTGCGCCACACGAGCACGTGAACAACCTTTTGAAGATCATGGTTTTCCAGTCGGCGTCGATTAGCCAGCGCATCACCCCGATGCACCTGGAGATGGCCAAAAACCAGCTAAGCTCGCAGCTCATCCTGTTGGGCGAGGGGcgtgagcagctgctgaatGACATGGGCTTCAATCTTCTCGTGCACAACTACACGATTACGCCGCAGGAGACTATCCAGGGCAGCGCGCAGGTGACAATGACACGTCTCCaggaggtgtgtgcgcaGCTGATCAAGCACCCGGTGACGTTTGCCGTCTATGGGGAGACGAAGGGGATGCCGGAGTACCATCAGCTAGGCCAAGCTCTGAAGAAGTCGTATGCGTCCCTGAACAAGAGCACAGCGGTGTGA
- a CDS encoding putative enoyl-CoA hydratase/Enoyl-CoA isomerase/3-hydroxyacyl-CoA dehydrogenase: MKRLETVSKHLQDNEFVRVERRGGVGLIRMLSSAPPRSHIGGCVLCAPMRAQVLRALKTLEADADCRLIVLTSTSHRFFSSGIDIANFTECFISDPTAQPPVPSLSELTAAVAMCSKVCVAIIQGLCSSWGLELALAADYRICEVNAQFRFPEVRFGITPGGGGAQRLVCLVGVPHALNMLCYGRRVYAKEAYRIGLIDVPAYSAPHFWTALAEFIEQHVTPATPGTPGGHGEKATGLNALEEAQAAKTLALHRRRTCSVYAKHAFLSRGWYAWMEHKLRDAVPREVRAPHRAIEAVKLAVAHSCRLDGSRGVANWGSVDERVAAAAYVAAERALFESCLLLPETQAMQHLMRASQRTSMSWEKPSIGQQRPVQGLAIIKDRSAAVHVAVNPPLSAAPVSDVLTDDATARLGLKKVAVIGAGTMGTSIALMLLWQSEIEVILVEAEAHRQEVARRTIEDYLRSRVETHRLSRHRCDDMLHRLRVMGSHIVPFPPVLADADLVFECAPEVAAIKQNILAGLDSVCKRSTIFATGSSAQDVNELAAVTQRPGQVLGIHFFPPANESPLVEVIRGAATERWVVERVMHLLCQLDKYPILSVSRHGYVGTRLLLTALYQAYAMLEDGCFPRQIDSVLRKDFHFTRGLFELEDIMGLDVMAMARTSMLEVAARANGSSVPPPKRVGVEPSVPSPFELSNAWFLPSRPVFDISNALIATGTLGRKTREGWYKYLTPQEASLGYRLRHPIASWLWTGSAPNRLGTGNSANRRSAAGATTAASCVPMLSDTATTSAVAASSAASRQRFPLVSLSSLILQHNYSVEYRTIDCSKRRRVTRRPFCEEEIFERIVFVMVNEAAKIMADGIVTNSADIDCTSVYGFGFPAWKGGLCYYADHVAGIDKIVRKMLVYQRALGSEEFPAPCLALREMQAKGMTFASMFK, encoded by the coding sequence ATGAAGCGCCTAGAGACCGTGTCGAAACACCTGCAGGACAACGAGTTTGTCCGCGTCGAGCGACGCGGTGGGGTTGGGCTGATCCGTATGCTGagctcggcgccgccgcgctcgcaCATCGGCGGCTGCGTACTATGTGCACCGATGCGAGCGCAGGTCTTGCGCGCCCTCAAGACGCTAGAAGCCGACGCCGACTGCCGCCTCATTGTGCTCACCTCTACCAGTCACCGCTTTTTCTCCAGCGGCATCGATATTGCCAACTTCACGGAGTGCTTCATCTCCGACCCCACCGCGCAGCCGCCTGTGCCATCCTTGTCGGAGCTAACAGCCGCGGTTGCCATGTGCTCAAAGGTGTGTGTAGCAATTATTCAGGGCCTCTGCTCGTCCTGGGGGCTCGAGCTTGCTCTGGCGGCGGACTACCGCATCTGCGAGGTGAATGCACAGTTCCGCTTCCCAGAGGTGCGGTTTGGTATCACccccggcggtggcggtgcacaGCGGCTTGTGTGTCTCGTTGGCGTGCCGCACGCGCTGAACATGCTGTGCTACGGCCGCCGAGTGTACGCGAAAGAAGCGTACCGGATCGGCCTCATTGACGTACCAGCGTACAGCGCCCCACACTTTtggacggcgttggcggAATTCATTGAGCAGCACGTCACCCCGGCCACTCCAGGCACCCCAGGCGGCCATGGGGAAAAGGCGACCGGCCTGAACGCGCTGGAGGAAGCGCAGGCGGCAAAGACGCTAGCcctgcaccgtcgtcgcaCGTGCTCGGTGTACGCGAAGCACGCCTTCTTGAGCCGCGGCTGGTACGCGTGGATGGAGCACAAGCTGCGTGACGCTGTCCCGCGCGAGGTTCGGGCTCCACACCGCGCGATCGAGGCGGTAAAGCTGGCCGTCGCGCACAGTTGTCGTCTCGACGGAAGCCGGGGCGTTGCGAACTGGGGGAGTGTTGATGAacgcgtcgccgcggctgcaTACGTagcggcggagcgggcgcTGTTTGAGTCTTGTCTTCTCCTGCCTGAGACCCAGGCAATGCAGCACCTGATGCGTGCGTCGCAACGGACATCGATGTCATGGGAGAAGCCATCGATCGGTCAGCAGCGCCCGGTACAAGGACTGGCGATTATCAAAGACCGTAGTGCGGCCGTGCATGTCGCGGTGAACCCTCCCCTCTCGGCGGCCCCCGTGTCTGACGTTCTTACCGAcgacgccacggcgcggctCGGGCTGAAGAAGGTGGCTGTCATTGGCGCTGGGACCATGGGAACGTCGATTGCACTCATGCTGCTGTGGCAGTCGGAGATCGAGGTCATCctggtggaggcggaggctcACCGGCAGGAGGTTGCTCGCCGTACCATCGAAGACTACCTGCGCAGCCGTGTTGAGACACACCGGCTGTCAAGGCACCGCTGTGACGACATGTTGCACCGACTGCGCGTGATGGGTAGCCACATAGTGCCGTTCCCTCCTGTCCTTGCGGATGCTGATCTCGTCTTCGAGTGTGCACCGGAGGTTGCGGCGATCAAGCAGAACATCCTTGCCGGCCTCGACTCTGTCTGCAAGCGCTCCACGATCTTTGCAACGGGCTCGTCGGCGCAGGATGTGAATGAGCTCGCGGCCGTGACGCAGCGCCCTGGGCAGGTGCTCGGCATCCACTTCTTCCCCCCAGCAAACGAGTCCCCGCTGGTGGAGGTGATCCGTGGCGCTGCGACGGAGCGGTGGGTTGTGGAGCGCGTTATGCACCTCTTGTGCCAACTCGACAAGTACCCGATATTATCCGTCAGCCGTCACGGCTACGTTGGGactcggctgctgctcacaGCGCTCTACCAAGCGTACGCAATGCTGGAAGACGGCTGCTTCCCGCGACAGATTGATAGTGTGCTGCGCAAAGATTTCCACTTCACTCGTGGCCTCTTCGAACTTGAGGACATTATGGGCCTGGATGTGATGGCCATGGCGCGCACGTCCATGTTGGAAGTGGCAGCTCGCGCAAACGGCAGCTCGGTACCGCCGCCCAAGCGGGTCGGCGTTGAGCCGAGCGTGCCAAGTCCCTTTGAGCTCAGCAACGCGTGGTTTCTTCCGAGTCGGCCGGTCTTTGACATCTCCAATGCTCTCATTGCCACCGGCACCCTTGGGCGCAAAACGCGAGAGGGCTGGTACAAGTATTTGACACCGCAGGAGGCAAGTCTGGGGTATCGCCTGCGCCATCCTATCGCATCCTGGCTGTGGACCGGATCTGCGCCAAACCGCCTGGGCACCGGCAATTCCGCCAATCGCAGATCGGCTgcaggcgccaccaccgctgcgagCTGCGTTCCCATGTTGTCGGACACTGCTACGACATCGGCCGTGGCAGCttcgagcgcggcgtcgcgccAGCGATTTCCACTGGTCAGCTTGTCATCTCTTATTCTGCAGCATAACTACTCCGTCGAGTACCGCACAATCGACTGCAGCAAGCGCCGTCGTGTGACGCGCCGGCCGTtctgcgaggaggagatctTTGAACGCATCGTGTTCGTCATGGTAAATGAGGCGGCTAAAATCATGGCAGACGGCATCGTTACCAACTCGGCTGACATTGACTGCACCTCTGTCTACGGGTTTGGCTTCCCAGCGTGGAAGGGCGGGTTGTGCTACTACGCGGATCACGTGGCGGGGATTGACAAGATCGTACGCAAGATGCTGGTGTACCAGCGCGCGCTCGGCTCGGAGGAGTTTCCGGCGCCGTGCTTGGCGTTAAGGGAGATGCAGGCGAAGGGCATGACGTTTGCCTCCATGTTCAAGTAG